From Parasteatoda tepidariorum isolate YZ-2023 chromosome 1, CAS_Ptep_4.0, whole genome shotgun sequence, one genomic window encodes:
- the LOC107441905 gene encoding uncharacterized protein — MSEEQTIPKTHHEALDVFIHSKVGFPGAWSEEKVQTLLDLWEDVLSRPRSRRYSVSKRICKRLLGKEEFKEFNKDDVFRQMSLLSKEYYSYLGFQMMGVEMARPACVDQLDRIFSKAKVKPLRQTGSRPRRNTEPTKQSEISEDSDHSRSQSVTYGEKEPKADPTKADDALSKTRRGRFPKMNIQRLIRTMVSQQTAMMEQVQKLFSSLEESNSKTAALLEDLVLFQKTKHSTVGEN; from the exons ATGTCCGAAGAACAAACTATTCCAAAAACACATCACGAAGCTTTGGATGTGTTCATTCATTCGAAAGTTGGATTTCCAG GAGCCTGGTCCGAGGAGAAGGTCCAAACTCTTTTAGATCTCTGGGAAGATGTGTTGTCGAGACCACGGTCTCGTCGCTACAGTGTCTCCAAGAGAATATGCAAGCGTCTTCTCGGCAAGGAAGAGTTTAAAGAGTTCAACAAAGATGATGTGTTTCGTCAGATGAGTCTTTTGAGTAAAGAATATTA tTCTTACTTAGGCTTTCAGATGATGGGTGTCGAGATGGCCAGACCTGCCTGTGTCGATCAATTGGATAGGATATTCAGCAAAGCAAAAGTAAAGCCTCTTCGTCAAACTGGATCGAGACCAAGGCGTAACACGGAACCTACAAAGCAATCTGAAATATCCGAAGATTCAGATCACTCGAGGAGCCAGTCAGTCACCTACGGAGAGAAGGAACCAAAGGCAGACCCTACTAAAGCCGATGAT GCTCTAAGCAAAACTAGACGTGGTCGCTTTCCGAAAATGAATATTCAGAGGTTGATTCGAACGATGGTCAGTCAGCAAACCGCCATGATGGAACAAGTTCAGAAGCTCTTTAGTTCACTGGAAGAATCTAATTCAAAGACGGCAGCCTTGTTGGAAGACTTGGTTTTGTTCCAAAAAACGAAGCATTCGACAGTCGGTGAAAATTAA